The genomic interval TTCTGGATGCAAGAGGTACCGATTATGGCTTCGCCCGAGGTCACGTCGCCGATCACATCGACCATACGGCCGATATCGTAGGTCGTCGTACCCGGATTGGCACTGCGCAGCGGAGCAAAATAGGGATCGGACGGCAGGCTCTTCGAGAAAATCAGGGTCGGAGCGTCCCCGATGCCGTTTTTCCATACCCACACCTCGAAGTCGGGCAAAGTCGATGAGTTCGTATAGGCGACAGCCACCAGATGACCGGCAGAATCGCTCGTGATGGCGTGGATCGACCTCGATATGCCCGTCGCATTGACGCTCAGTCCCGTCGGCTTGCCCGTAAAGCGGTTCATGACAACCATCTTCGACGCATCGCCGCTGTTGCCGACGATCAGGTAGTCGCCGACAACGGCCAGCGTACGGTTGTTCACCGCTTCGAATCCGTATTCGTTGTTCTCCAGAATCTGGAAACCGAACAGGCTGGCAATATATCCCGCCTTGCCCGAAGGCACGAACGACGGAAGATCGACTGCGGTCTTGTAGGTCTTGCGAACGGACCCGTCCTGCGAAACCACCACGATGTCAGGGAATTCAGACAGGTCGATCGTGCCGTCCCCGTTCATGGCCCGGCATTCGATCGTCGCCCAGGGCGATACGGTGACCGTTGCCGCCTTCAGCGCTCCGTCGATCGAAGAGGAGGTCTTGTACACGGTAATAGATCCGGTCCCGTCTTCCGTCTCAGGTTCCTCGATCGAGACGACGGCATTGGGCATATCGGCTAACGAAACCCGCGTAGCGAAGGCCTGATCCGACTTCACATAAGCCGCATTGATCGTGTAGTGCCTGCTCGATCCGTCCACATCGGACACCAGCGTGCGCTCGATACCCGCAGCCAGATCGTGAATCCCCGAAAGGCCCGGCTCGAAACGGGTGCCGTAGGGAAGCGACCCACGGACCTTCATGGCCGTCAGATCGCCCTGGACGGCCTCCGTGTCGGAAATGTAATAGGGAACCTGCACGGTAATGATTCCTGCCGCTTCGTCCACGACGGCATCGTATTCGACGTTTTCGTCCGAGACGAGACGGCCCTTGACGGTAAGGGTCTGCATATTTTCACTGCCGGACATCACCAATTCATCCGGATCCTCGCAGGCCCCGAGGACCAGCGCCGATACGAACAGTCCGGTAATCAAATGTCGCATTTTCATAATTATCGCGTGTTGAATGATTTGTCAAATTATTTCCAGATCTCGTTCTGCTCGCACAACGTATTGTTCTGCAGCTCGGTGTAGGGAATCGGGAAGATCGTATATTTCTCGGAGAAGAGACGATCCTGCGTGTCGCACTCCACGCGCTCGTAGCTGAAGCCGTCGCCCGTCCTGGTAATCTTCACACCATGCAGACGCTTGTTGTTGAGCGTCTCGACGGCAATGCCCCAGCGCACCAGGTCGAAGAAGCGGTGGCCTTCGAGCCCCAGCTCGCAGATACGCTCCTTGGCCAGATCATGCAGGTAATCCTGCCAGTTGCCCTTCTGCGCCAGTACGGGAAGCCCCACGCGATCGCGAATCGTTCTGAGGTCTTCGTACGCCGGTCCGAACTGGTTCTGGCGCGCATAGGCTTCCGAACGGATCAGATAGATCTCGGCCAGGCGCATCTCGGTCCAGTAGGTTCCGGAAAGAATGTTCGTGAAGTTCACCTTGCCGCTGTCGTCCATGAATTTGCGGAAAATGTAACCGGTCGTCGATTTGTGCACGTTGTCCTGTCCGGTGATGGAGAAGTCCATGTAATTGTCCTTGCCTCCGGCATAGAGTTCGAGCTTGCGGCCGATCCAGGTGGCATCGTTATAGAGAATCGACGCATAGAAGCGCGGCTCGCGGTTGTCGAAGGGCTTATTGCCGTATTTCGAAAGGTTATCCCAATCGAAGGCCTCGTAGCTGCCGCCTACCCTGATGTCGAACGACGAGGCGTACTCGTCGGTCGGCGTGGCCGATGCACCCACCTTGTCGGCGGCGCCATAGGGCTGACCGTCGTACGGAGGGCAGAAATAGGTGTTGAAATTGTGCTGCTTCATGCTGATGCCCGACTGGAAATAGACCGGGATAATCAGTTCCTGGTTGTTAGGCGTCGAGAAGATCTTGTAGTAATCGGCCGCAGTCTTGCCGGGAAGCAGGTCGTAGCCCAATTTCAGCACCTCGTCGCAGGCCGTGACGGCATCGCCCCAACGCTCCGCATAGAGCGACGCGCGGGCGATCATACCCCAGGCGGCGCCTTTGGTCAGACGCCCGGCTTCCGCAGCCTCCCAACTTGCCGGAAGATCGGCCTCGGCCTTCCGGTATTCACCGATGATGAAATCCCAGCACTCCTCCTCGGTCGAGCGGGCCTTGGCGCGCTCATCGGGCCCGTCAACGGCCGTGTCGCTGTTGCGCAGGATCACCCCGCCGTGACGGATCACCAGTTCCTGATAAGCGAACGCACGCAGAAAACGGACCTCGGCCGTACGGATCTTCACCTGGTCGGGATCGAGCCTGATAAGCCCTTTGTTCAGGTCCTCCAGATATTCGTTGAGCTTGCTGATCCAGGTGTACATAGCAGACCAGTTGGAGCGGAAGTTGCTCTGCTCGGTGACGTAATTGGGCTGATAGAAAAACCTGTTCATCGCACCGGCCGATACGCCGTACCAAGAGTATTTCACCAGATCGGTCGCGCCGTCGTCCATCAGACACGAACTGCCGCAGGCTATATCGGCATTGGCATAAAGCACGCCGTAGAAGTATTTGACATACAGGTCCAGGTTACTCAGGGACGAATAAGCCGTAGTTTCGCTGTAGCTTCCCGTCGGCTCCACGTCGAGCACATCGCACGACGCCGCCGAAAGACAGAGGACCGAAAGAAGTCCCGCCGTATATTTTCTGATCTTGTTCATATCGTTCGTAGATTTAGAATGAGAGATCCACACCGAAGGTGAAGGTACGCTGCTGCGGGTAGTAACCCGTCGGAACGTTCGCGCTTTCGGGGTCGATCCATCGGAACTCGGTTGCCGTAAGCAGGTTGTTGCCGCTGAAATAGATACGAAGGTTGTCGATGCCGATGCGGTTCATCCAACGCTTGGGAAAGGTATAACCCAACACGACATTCTTCAGACGCAGGTAGGCTCCATTGCGTTTCCAGAAGTCGGAGACCTGGGCGTTGTTGCCCGCCGACGACTTGGTTACCGACAGACGCGGATACTCCGCATTCGTGTTGTCCGGACGCCAGGCTCCCTCGACCAGATAGAGCGGTGCATTGTCGTAATTGCCGTACCAGGGAACGGTCAGCGGGGTCTGGTCCGCCACGCCGTTGTTCCAGGTAGCCTGGAGCATACGGTCGCAAAGAGCGGCTCCCTGCAACTGCACGGAGAGGTCGAAACCCTTGTAGTCGGCATCGAGCGACAGCGAGAACATCATCTCCGGCATACGGCTGCGGGCAATCCGTACATAGTCGTCGGCCGTAATGGATCCGTCGCCGTTGATATCGACATATTTGATATCACCCAGACGGGGCTGCACGCCGATCGGTTTCGGCGCATTGGCCAGCTCCTCCTCGGTCTGATAGAGGCCGTCGGACTTCAGGCCCCAAAGAGCTCCGAGCGACGACCCGAGCACGTTCTTCCACGGCAGCGTATTGTCGGCCTGCTGCTTGCTCAGAATGCGGTTGCGGGCGAAGGTGAGGTTGCCCGTGACGCCGTAGCTGAACTTGCCGATACGGTTGCGGTGGCGGAGCACCAACTCAAAACCGCGGTTGTCGAAAGTACCGTCGTTGATATAGGCCGGATAGTGGCCGCCCAGCGAAGGAGGATAGATGCCGCCGATCGACTGCAGGATGTTGAAGGTGTACTTATAGAAGTAGTCGAACTCCACGCCCAACAGGCCGTTCCAGGCGCTCATCTCGAAGCCGATATCGTAGGTACGCGTCCGCTCCCAGGTCAGATCCTCAAAGGGGAAGGCCACCGAGTTGGAGAGCGTACCCTGCGAGGCAGGCGTGCTTCCGAAGGCCACGCTGCTGGCATTGTAGGCAAACTGTTTGCGGTAAAGGAATGCCGTTACGTTGTCGTTACCCAGCGTACCGATCGAACCGCGCAGCTTGAAGTATTCGATTTTCGGGAGTGCAGACTGGAAGAAATCCTCCTGCGACATCACCCAACCCACGGATACCGAGGGGAAGAAACCCCAGCGATGGTCCTTGTGGAAGAGGTACGAACCGTCGTAACGGAACGAGGCCTCGATGAGGTATTTGTCATCGTATGCATAATTCAGACGTCCCACGAAACCGGCAAAGGCCGACTTTCCGGACGAAGAGGCATTCGTGGCGGTCGTCGGATCACCGAAATTGAGCTCCGGAAGATCGAACACGGGGAAATCGCGGCGGCCGGCGTTCATCGATTCCGAGGTATAAGTCGTCTGCTCGTAGAGGAACAGGGCTCCCACATCGTGCTTGCCGAACTTGTTCGCATAGGAGATCTGCGGACGCAGCACCACGCGCTGGTCGTTCGAATGGGCCACGTAGAGGTTGCCGTCCGGAGTCAGATTGGCCGCATTTACGAGCGAATACTTGCTCAGAGGATCGGCTCCGATGCCCGAACCGCGCTGGAACGTATAGGCCAGCACTTCGTAGGAGTGCGAGAAGGTACGACCCGTATAGTAATGGTAGTCCCAACTGGTGAACATGCCCAGTTTCAGACCCTTCACGAAAGGAACCGAATACTCGACGTTGGCCGAAGTCTCCAGACGGAGGTTGCGCGACTTGCTGAAGCCGGAGTGGGCCGAACCGTATTCGGGGCTGGCGGCGGACCACGAAGCACGATATCCCGAGACAGGATAAACGGTTCCGTCCTTCTCCAGCCATTTCGGAACGAACGGTATAGAGTACATCATCTGATGGAAGATGTTGTAACCTTCCTGGTTGGCATACGAATAGGCTCCGGGCTGGTAGTAATCCTGCAAGGATGCCGCCACGTTGAGCTGTACGCGCAGGTTGTCGTGCGGCGTCAGGTCCACGTTCGAGCGGAGGTTGCCGCGCGAATCCTCATGTCCCTTGATGATGCCTTCCTGGTTGCGGAAACCGCCGCTGACGAAATAACGGGCCTTCTCGCTACCGCCGCTCACCGAAAGGTTGTGCTGGTGCATGAGCGTCAGACGGCGCATCGGCGACATCCAGTCCGTATTCTCATAACCGTCCGACGGATCGCCGTTGTAGGTCATGGCGATCTCCTCGGGGGTGAACTGGTAGTCGGGCACGTCGTCGCCGCCCAGCTTGTCGAGGGCAAGACCGGCATTATAGTACTCCATGTACTGCGTGCCGTTCATGAAATCGGGCATGGTCGTCATCTGCGAGAGCGTTACGTTGCCGCGGTAGTTGATCGACATGGCGCCCTGATGACCGCGCTTGGTCGTGATAAGGATGACGCCGGCGGCAGCCTTCATTCCATAGACGGCGCTTGCCGAAGCATCCTTGAGAATCGTTACGGTCTCCACGTCGTTCGGATCGACCGTACCCATCTGACGCTCGACTCCGTCCACCAGCACCAGCGGGCTCGAGCCGTTGTAGGAGGTATAGCCGCGCACGAGCATCGTTACGCCGTCGGATCCGGGAGCGCCGGTCGCCTGCTGCGTAATCAGTCCCGGGAGCTTTCCGACCAGGGCCTGCGAAATGGTGCTGACGGTCGATTTCTTGATTTCATCGTCGGAAACCGCCGCAATGGATCCGGTCAGATGCACCTTCTTCTGCGTACCGTAACCGACCACCACGACCTCGTCCATACGGGCCGCATCCTCCTGCATCACGACATTGATTTCCGTACGGCCGTTTATCGCCAGCTCCTGGCCTTTCATACCCAAGTACGAGAAAATCAGCACATCAGCCCGGGGGGGGGTATCCAGACGATACGATCCGTCGCTCGTGGTCATCGTGCCCACGGTGGTCCCCTTGACGATCACATTGACACCCACGAGCGGATTCCCCTGAGCGTCGGTAACGGTTCCCGAAATGTACGACTGTGCGAAAGCGGTTGACAGACCGGCTCCGAACAACATCAATACGCATGCGACGAAATGCCGCATCCGGGAAACGCGTTCTCGTTTCGAATAATTGTCCTTCATAGATTCATAGAATTAGGTTGATAGGTTGATTGAAAGCGCTTCATTGCGGATGTTCCGGTCTCCGGACACCGGCGGAAAACCGGACATGAGAACCGTCAGCACGAGTTCATAAGGCTATTTTTTTAAGGTTCGCTCATCGGATTCTCCGCAGGGGCCGCACCCGAAAAAGATGCGCCCTACGGATTTTATCCAAACAAAATTAGGCAGCAAAAACGGCATTTTACGCAGAAAAAAACGCAAACCGATATTCAAAAAACGAAAAACCCGCCCTTTTTCACCTGTTCACCGTCTCAGGATGTAACCAAAACTCGAAAAAGGCATAGGCCAAGGCGTTCGACAGCGAATCGGGATCGTGCAGCGGCCGATTCGTCATGGCGACACGCCCTTCGTATCCGAGCAGGCGGTTTACGGCCACCGCATGATTGAGTGCCGTCCAGCGTTCGGAACCGTCCGAACAGCCTCCCGACACGAGGAAAGGCCGGGGCGCCATCAGGGCGTGCAGCTCATGCAGATCGTGCCCGTCGCGGCGCAGCGAGGGATATGCGCCGCGGGCCTTCACGGCACCCTGCTCGTCCCAAGTATGCTCCCAGGGCGGCGGATAGTAGCCCAGATACCAGGGCTCCCAATAATTGACATACCCCCCTTTCGTCTCGTCGAAGACCACGCCCGGATCGCCCCAGACCGCACAGGCGAACTTCTCCCACAGGCACGAGGCGAACATCGCCCACTTGCCACCGTAGGAGTGGCCCATGACGCCGATGCGCGTGGAATCGACCTCGGGAAACCCGGCCAGCGCCTCCCAGGCATTCGCAGCGGCGTATGCCAACGCCGACAAGGGCTGCAACGTCGCGCTATCGACCGAGGGATAGTAAAGCGAATAGGTCTTCGTACGGGTGGTTTGCGTCGTCCCGAGCGAAAGGGCGACAAAGCCCCGTTCGGCAAGGCGGAGCGCAAAATCCCGATTCGGTTTGCCGCCCAGGCCGACGGCTGTCTCCGGTTCGTAGAAAAGGGTGATGACGGCGGGTTTGCGACCTTTGCGGTGCGGGACGAGCAGGTATCCTTCGGTCGTTTCCGAAGGCAGCCAGCGGAACCGGACGCGATAACGGTCGAAATCCTCACCCGGAAGCGTATCGGCATATTCGAAGCGCTGTCCCGCAATCACCGGCGGCCAGGCGCCCAGAAGCGAATCCCAGCGGGTGCGGATCTCCGCACGGCGGCGAACCCAATCGGCAGCCGTCCTTACGCTGTCGCCGTTGTAGAAAAGCAGCGGAGAACGATAGGTTCCATACTCCTCCCGATAGATTTCGGGAGGTTCGGTAAAGGGCCGCAATTCCCGCCCGAGCTCCGCTGTTCGGTCCCGGGCATCCCGACAGCCCGTCAGCAAAGCCCCCAACAGCAGGATACCCGATAAAAATTTCATGTCGCGCATAATGATCCGCCGGAGCTTCGCACCCCGTAGTACAAAGATACGGGGCACCGCCACGGATCGGTCGTCGAAAAACGAAAAGCGTGTTTCGAAAAACGCACTATTTGCCGGCCGAACGCCGCTGACGGTATTCGATCGGCGAGCAACCCATAAACTTCTTGAAAATCCGCGAAATGTTGTTGCAGTCGCGGAAACCCGCCTCGCCGGCAATCTCGGCCAGCGGGAGATCGGTCGTCAGCAGCAGGTTGGCAAAACGCTTCACGCGGCACTTCAGCACATACTGGTATATGGAGGTGTTCATGACGCGCTTGAACTTGAGTTCGATGTTGCGCCGCGAAAGCGGAATCTGCCCGATGATCGCATCGATCGTCAGATCGGCCGCGATATGCCGCTCGATGTATTTGACGATCCGCAGCACGTAGGGATCTTCGATATTGTGTTTCTCGGTCGATTGGCGCAGTTCGATGCGGATCGGGTTGATCACCACGTTGAAGGGCCCCACGAACTCCTTGCGGATCTGCCTATGGAGCAGCTTCCCGACAGCATAACCGCCCTTCTCGACCTCCAGCTCGATCGACGAGATCGGCGGATCGGAGATGTTGCAGATCAGCTCGTCGTTGTCCACGCCCAGCAGCGAGACATCCTCCGGAATGGGGATGTTCTCCATTTTGCATATCTCCGAGATAATGAGTGCATGGGCATCGTCGCAGCAGAACAACGCCACGGGTTTGGGCAGTTCGCGCAGCCAGCGGCCCAACACCTCGCGGTTTTTCTCGCTGTCCTTTCCGGTCTCGAAGGCATGGAACGTCCCGCCGATGCGCTCCACCTCGCCGCGGTACCCCTTGCAACGTTCGTCCGACCAGACGACCCCCTTGACGCCGAAAAAGGCGAAGTTACGGAACAGGCGCTCGGCAAAGAAACGGGCCGCCATCAGGCCCGTGCCCTCGTAGTCGCCGGTCAGATTCGAATAGGTCGTACTGCGGTGGCGGTAGTTCTGCAGGACGACCGGAATGTTCAGCTCCTTGAGCAGATCCATCGCGTCGTCGTTCCACTGGCCGATGATGGCGTCGGCCTTCCACGCCTTGGCCCACTCGAGGATGCTCCGCTCGCCGTTTTCGATGCTCCTGTAATAGGAGGGCAACCGGTAAAAGAGCCACGGACCGTTCTCGCGCGAATAGCGCACGATCCCCCGAAGCAGGTTGCGGTCGAAATCGTTCGCGCAATCGACGAGCAGCAGAATCCGGATCATAGCGTTTGTTCATTGAGAATCGGCCGCGGGTTCTCCGTCCGGCAGAAAACGGCCGCCGATCGCCGCCTCGAGACGGAGAAACGGGTCCGTCAGGACGTCGAACCGCGTCCGGTCCGACCGCCCCGCGTTCGCGCTGCCCTCGATCACTCCGCCGTATTCGCCAACTTGGGGACAAGCGCCCGTTCCGCACGGCAACAGGAGCCGCGCCCCAATCGAAAAGACTCGTTTTTTCAATTCAGATATTCGGAAATTTTAAACTCAAAGACCTTTCATCCGCTCGGAACCCGTCCGAAAACCCGCCGGTCGAATCAAAGCACCAATGCCTGCCGATGAAAAATACACGCATATCCCTGACATTCACCAAATAACAGCAATCGGACCATTAAATTACGAATCAGCGCATGCACAACGCCATCGTAAAGTTCAGAAAAAACCGTGACATCCGCAATCATTTCGCAGAAAATCGTGCGAACAATAACGACAACGCCCCCGATGCCGCGGGCTCCCCCTTTCGGATCCGGACGCGACCGCCTCTATCCCAGCCGGAGCGCTCGGCCATGACAGCGCGCCGCCGTGCCGGAAGGACGGCCGACGCAGGATGCACTCTACGACTCCAAGGCCATACCGGCGTCACCTGCCCGACAGCCGGAAACGGGCGGTTCCCGAGGACGCTACGGCAGAAGAAGTCGGGAGGGCGCTCTTCCGCCGGAAAGAGGACGCGGAGCTTGCCGCCCCGGACGGCCCGTCAGGCCTGCCCCATCTTGGGCCCCGCGTCGGGCGTCCCGGCCGGCGTCGGAATCTCGATCTTGCCCACGCTGCTCTCGTAGCGCACGATGTTCTCCTGCAACGAGCGCAGCAGCCGTTTGGCGTGTTCGGGCGTGAGGATGATGCGGCTCTTGACGCGCGCCTTCTGCACGCCGGGCAGGACCGCCGCGAAGTCGATGATGAACTCCGATGTGGAGTGCGATATGATCGCCAGATTCGAATAGTGGCCCTGGGCCACGGCTTCGTCCAGCTGGAGGTCGATTCCGAATTGTGTCGTCTCTGCCATAAGCGTTTCGTCTTTGCCATACAAAAATAGGGGCTTTCGGGCTCCGGTATGCGGCCCCGCGGCCAAAATTTCGACATTTTATCAACAGAACGCCCGCATCGGACGAAATCCGCAATATCGCGGACGAATCCGGGAACCGTTCCCCGAAAAGCCGCGCCGACGCCCTCCGGCCCGCATTTCCGCATCCGGCGGCAGCCCGGGGCGGGGCAAATAAATTTGTTTCTGCGCACGGGTTGTATTATCTTTGTTCCCTAAAAACCCGGTAAGCCGAGAAAATGACATTCGGAATCCTGAACGATCTCTTCCGCGGTATCTGCGTGGGGGTGGCGGCGTCGATCACGGTCGGCCCCGTGGCCGTGCTCTGCATTCAGCGCACACTCTCGAAAAGCCGCCGGTCGGGCATCGTCTCGGGTATCGGCGTGGCGTGCGCCGACACCTTCATGGCCATGGCCGCACTGTTCTTCTATTCGATGCTCCAGACGCAGATCGAACAGTACAACACGCTGCTGCGCGTCATCGGCGGCATCTTCGTCGTCATCGTCGGCGTCTTCATCTTCGCCCAGAACCCCGTGCCGCAGATTCGCCGCAACCGGGCGGGCAAAACCTCGCTCTGGCAGGATTTCGCCTCGATCTTCGGACTGACGATCGCCAACTTCATCATGGTCATCCCCTACATCCTGGCCTTCTTCGCCGTCTTCAAGATCTCGAGCGGCGACGTGACCGGCTCGGGATTCAGCGGCTTCGTGCGCTCGGTGTTCGTCATCGCCGGA from Alistipes dispar carries:
- a CDS encoding DUF5018 domain-containing protein: MKMRHLITGLFVSALVLGACEDPDELVMSGSENMQTLTVKGRLVSDENVEYDAVVDEAAGIITVQVPYYISDTEAVQGDLTAMKVRGSLPYGTRFEPGLSGIHDLAAGIERTLVSDVDGSSRHYTINAAYVKSDQAFATRVSLADMPNAVVSIEEPETEDGTGSITVYKTSSSIDGALKAATVTVSPWATIECRAMNGDGTIDLSEFPDIVVVSQDGSVRKTYKTAVDLPSFVPSGKAGYIASLFGFQILENNEYGFEAVNNRTLAVVGDYLIVGNSGDASKMVVMNRFTGKPTGLSVNATGISRSIHAITSDSAGHLVAVAYTNSSTLPDFEVWVWKNGIGDAPTLIFSKSLPSDPYFAPLRSANPGTTTYDIGRMVDVIGDVTSGEAIIGTSCIQKIRSVFIPLADGVASTATAVVEFRSNSLASMWYTTKPVLFSMGDDNLSPGYVYGSGNERRTVTYVPANGISATQFTVPTTHFWLTDKITGVDCIDFNGMRLIGIQNCHKDNASGIKSARLYVADIADPAAGALISGFLFDSREGNLTTGTADIPGTGYSPTGMTSSYPFVSGDVVLGANGNGTGDVAFGASEDGNAVQAYMLTTDNGILAYEITRYDI
- a CDS encoding RagB/SusD family nutrient uptake outer membrane protein, which encodes MNKIRKYTAGLLSVLCLSAASCDVLDVEPTGSYSETTAYSSLSNLDLYVKYFYGVLYANADIACGSSCLMDDGATDLVKYSWYGVSAGAMNRFFYQPNYVTEQSNFRSNWSAMYTWISKLNEYLEDLNKGLIRLDPDQVKIRTAEVRFLRAFAYQELVIRHGGVILRNSDTAVDGPDERAKARSTEEECWDFIIGEYRKAEADLPASWEAAEAGRLTKGAAWGMIARASLYAERWGDAVTACDEVLKLGYDLLPGKTAADYYKIFSTPNNQELIIPVYFQSGISMKQHNFNTYFCPPYDGQPYGAADKVGASATPTDEYASSFDIRVGGSYEAFDWDNLSKYGNKPFDNREPRFYASILYNDATWIGRKLELYAGGKDNYMDFSITGQDNVHKSTTGYIFRKFMDDSGKVNFTNILSGTYWTEMRLAEIYLIRSEAYARQNQFGPAYEDLRTIRDRVGLPVLAQKGNWQDYLHDLAKERICELGLEGHRFFDLVRWGIAVETLNNKRLHGVKITRTGDGFSYERVECDTQDRLFSEKYTIFPIPYTELQNNTLCEQNEIWK
- a CDS encoding SusC/RagA family TonB-linked outer membrane protein; the protein is MKDNYSKRERVSRMRHFVACVLMLFGAGLSTAFAQSYISGTVTDAQGNPLVGVNVIVKGTTVGTMTTSDGSYRLDTPPRADVLIFSYLGMKGQELAINGRTEINVVMQEDAARMDEVVVVGYGTQKKVHLTGSIAAVSDDEIKKSTVSTISQALVGKLPGLITQQATGAPGSDGVTMLVRGYTSYNGSSPLVLVDGVERQMGTVDPNDVETVTILKDASASAVYGMKAAAGVILITTKRGHQGAMSINYRGNVTLSQMTTMPDFMNGTQYMEYYNAGLALDKLGGDDVPDYQFTPEEIAMTYNGDPSDGYENTDWMSPMRRLTLMHQHNLSVSGGSEKARYFVSGGFRNQEGIIKGHEDSRGNLRSNVDLTPHDNLRVQLNVAASLQDYYQPGAYSYANQEGYNIFHQMMYSIPFVPKWLEKDGTVYPVSGYRASWSAASPEYGSAHSGFSKSRNLRLETSANVEYSVPFVKGLKLGMFTSWDYHYYTGRTFSHSYEVLAYTFQRGSGIGADPLSKYSLVNAANLTPDGNLYVAHSNDQRVVLRPQISYANKFGKHDVGALFLYEQTTYTSESMNAGRRDFPVFDLPELNFGDPTTATNASSSGKSAFAGFVGRLNYAYDDKYLIEASFRYDGSYLFHKDHRWGFFPSVSVGWVMSQEDFFQSALPKIEYFKLRGSIGTLGNDNVTAFLYRKQFAYNASSVAFGSTPASQGTLSNSVAFPFEDLTWERTRTYDIGFEMSAWNGLLGVEFDYFYKYTFNILQSIGGIYPPSLGGHYPAYINDGTFDNRGFELVLRHRNRIGKFSYGVTGNLTFARNRILSKQQADNTLPWKNVLGSSLGALWGLKSDGLYQTEEELANAPKPIGVQPRLGDIKYVDINGDGSITADDYVRIARSRMPEMMFSLSLDADYKGFDLSVQLQGAALCDRMLQATWNNGVADQTPLTVPWYGNYDNAPLYLVEGAWRPDNTNAEYPRLSVTKSSAGNNAQVSDFWKRNGAYLRLKNVVLGYTFPKRWMNRIGIDNLRIYFSGNNLLTATEFRWIDPESANVPTGYYPQQRTFTFGVDLSF
- a CDS encoding prolyl oligopeptidase family serine peptidase is translated as MRDMKFLSGILLLGALLTGCRDARDRTAELGRELRPFTEPPEIYREEYGTYRSPLLFYNGDSVRTAADWVRRRAEIRTRWDSLLGAWPPVIAGQRFEYADTLPGEDFDRYRVRFRWLPSETTEGYLLVPHRKGRKPAVITLFYEPETAVGLGGKPNRDFALRLAERGFVALSLGTTQTTRTKTYSLYYPSVDSATLQPLSALAYAAANAWEALAGFPEVDSTRIGVMGHSYGGKWAMFASCLWEKFACAVWGDPGVVFDETKGGYVNYWEPWYLGYYPPPWEHTWDEQGAVKARGAYPSLRRDGHDLHELHALMAPRPFLVSGGCSDGSERWTALNHAVAVNRLLGYEGRVAMTNRPLHDPDSLSNALAYAFFEFWLHPETVNR
- a CDS encoding AraC family transcriptional regulator codes for the protein MIRILLLVDCANDFDRNLLRGIVRYSRENGPWLFYRLPSYYRSIENGERSILEWAKAWKADAIIGQWNDDAMDLLKELNIPVVLQNYRHRSTTYSNLTGDYEGTGLMAARFFAERLFRNFAFFGVKGVVWSDERCKGYRGEVERIGGTFHAFETGKDSEKNREVLGRWLRELPKPVALFCCDDAHALIISEICKMENIPIPEDVSLLGVDNDELICNISDPPISSIELEVEKGGYAVGKLLHRQIRKEFVGPFNVVINPIRIELRQSTEKHNIEDPYVLRIVKYIERHIAADLTIDAIIGQIPLSRRNIELKFKRVMNTSIYQYVLKCRVKRFANLLLTTDLPLAEIAGEAGFRDCNNISRIFKKFMGCSPIEYRQRRSAGK
- a CDS encoding DUF3467 domain-containing protein gives rise to the protein MAETTQFGIDLQLDEAVAQGHYSNLAIISHSTSEFIIDFAAVLPGVQKARVKSRIILTPEHAKRLLRSLQENIVRYESSVGKIEIPTPAGTPDAGPKMGQA
- a CDS encoding LysE family translocator, translating into MTFGILNDLFRGICVGVAASITVGPVAVLCIQRTLSKSRRSGIVSGIGVACADTFMAMAALFFYSMLQTQIEQYNTLLRVIGGIFVVIVGVFIFAQNPVPQIRRNRAGKTSLWQDFASIFGLTIANFIMVIPYILAFFAVFKISSGDVTGSGFSGFVRSVFVIAGFLGGATAWWTLLACVISLFRRRFRPRHMLTINHVAGLIIGILGIYTILSTFYAIFPNVGH